In 'Nostoc azollae' 0708, the following are encoded in one genomic region:
- a CDS encoding beta-carboxysome assembly chaperone CcmS — MFSGIQPETGDNQWRRLLDKFVKANQPELAALFWGLWLENGDTQGTIGIDLQPQPHFVYCPKEAVKNLNERVGNRLQELLGIIENNKPETEVLMIGIGKGEIKLIQFAPEPSPQVCFEQVGKDVDSLLESLEERIIEQIIF; from the coding sequence ATGTTTAGTGGTATCCAACCAGAAACAGGTGATAATCAGTGGAGACGGCTTTTAGATAAGTTTGTCAAAGCAAATCAACCAGAATTAGCCGCTTTATTTTGGGGATTATGGTTAGAAAATGGTGATACTCAGGGAACTATTGGCATTGATTTACAACCCCAGCCGCATTTTGTTTATTGTCCCAAAGAAGCAGTAAAAAACCTAAATGAGCGAGTTGGAAATCGTCTACAAGAACTTCTGGGAATTATAGAGAATAATAAACCAGAAACGGAAGTTTTAATGATTGGTATTGGGAAAGGGGAAATTAAGTTAATTCAATTTGCACCTGAACCATCACCACAGGTTTGTTTTGAGCAAGTTGGTAAGGATGTGGATAGTTTGTTAGAATCTTTGGAAGAGAGGATAATTGAGCAGATTATTTTTTAA